In the genome of Lactuca sativa cultivar Salinas chromosome 3, Lsat_Salinas_v11, whole genome shotgun sequence, the window TTTAGTCCGGAATCTAGAATGTTGATCATGAATCCAGAATGTCATTCCGgagttaattaattattttttttttcttgatccGGAATACACATTCCCAACAAAGtgattatttttatgaaaaagagATTTTTTTGGgttattttttttgaaatacgCGTTAAAAAACGATTAAATTTATTATTTCCCTTAATACAAAGATATTTGTTTCGTTAGGAAAAGATTGTCTAAGATTAACTTGCTAAAAAGAATTACAAATCATCCAAGACACGATTAAATTTCATTATCAACAAACGACGAGTTTCTATTAACGGGGGAATTACAAAGAATTCATCTCTTCCCCTCTTTTCTAATTCCCCTAATTTCACTCTTCATCATACACCCACTACTTACCTAAAAAGTTTGTTGGAAGTGAAAGAAACAGACAGAAatcctagagagagagagagaagggcgTTTAGGGTTCTTTCACCTTGCTAGAAATCAAATCCACCCCACAAGGCAATTAAAGCTCCTTCCTTGTTTGTAACGCTTACAATTTGATCGTTTCACCTTTGCTTGCCGTTGAATAAAATCATAAATTGTATTTGTAGCCAGCATCTTATTTACTTTACTTCAATCCCTGATTCCGTTTTTTACGAGTTTCATATCGATTTCCCCCTTTTATTTCTTGACCAAGCAAAAATGTTGTTCAAGAACCTGAGCAATCTTGGCTCGAGTATGTGCTTGATCGGTTCGTCTTCGATTCTCCGAAGAACTTCAGATATTTGTAGTTCTTGAAATCAAGCATTGGGTATCCGTTAGATGACTATTATAGCTCGATTTTGATTAGTTTCGCTAAATTGATGATCTTTTCTCAAGGGTAGGTGGGGTTTTTGTGAATCGTTGTGTTTCTAGAGATGTATATTGAAGAACTTAAAGAGGGCGTTGATGGCGATGGGGATGTGGAGTTTTCTGCTGAATTTTCCGGCGAAGGTGCGGTGGTGGCTTCAAATACGAAAAGGGTGTTGGTCGGAGCAGGTGCTCGTGCTCTTTTTTATCCAACGCTGTTGTATAATGTTGTCAGGAACAAGATTCAGACCGAGTTTCGTTGGTGGGATAGAGTTGATCAGGTATAACTACTCTCTAGTTTCAACTACTTCTTTCATTCCATGGTCGAATTTAGCTATGTTTGTGAAAGGTCAATGTTAACTAGTTGTAATTTTGTTGTTTCTCTTTATTCTTGATAGTTTTACTCGATTGTAGGAATACTAATTACTAACTACAATTTCATGATTAGTTTATATTGTTAGGTGCTGTACCCTTTCCTACTGATGTTTTGCACCTAAAGGAACTTGGTGTTTGTGGTGTGGTTACTCTTAATGAATCATACGAGACTTTAGTTCCAACATCATTGTATCATGTAAGTTTTTAGGTTTATGATGTCCATTCATTGTTTTCTTTAATGTGGGATTGTTAGAGCTATTTCAGTGATGAGGTgaggagggcatttatgtctttttgcATAGATGGGATATGGAGAAGGAGTTCTTGTTCCATTTTCTTTGGGTGTATAAAATTTGTTGTGTTGTTGAGGCtttcttttattaatttattaattttttttaatatgttctATTCTTAGGCTCATGGAATTGATCATGTGGTGATTCCAACAAGAGATTACCTTTTTGCCCCATCGAATGTTGATATTTCCAAAGCCGTTGAGTTCATCCATGGTAAGTACATTTATTGTAAGCAGTTAATATGTTACATATATGATTAAAAAGCTAGTAGTATTAAAATAAGGGTTAAATGcaacaaatagcaatgtactttgagaAATCTACCCAATTGTAACAATCTCATTAAATTACAAAATCATTTTCACCGCTATAATTGGATAGACTTTTCAAAGTATATTGTACTAATAAGAAAACTATTTAAAGAACAATGCTATAGTTTCATAGTTTTGTCAAAGTGcaatgaaagtacaatgttatggTAATGTTAtttagatttttcaaaatacaatgtcTTCATAATTCATAAGAAAGAAAGTCCGACATACAATtatgtaatagaaagaaatagtAGCACGATGATATAATACACTAATAAATGAAAGTACGTGGCTCTTTCTTGCATTTATTGCTTAAAATTATGATCCAATTTCTCGCTTTTTAGTTTCACTCGTTTGACCTATTATCATTAAAGTATAAACCGAAAcaacctatttttttttttacataaatccATCCAAATTGTCCCTCTTTAGCTAGATGTTTATTTATTGAGTAAATTGCAAAATTGATCCTTGTTGTATCCTAAAAAGTACAGTTTGAgaccatttttttttcatttgcatGGTCAGTCCAAAATTGAAACATCCATGTAGATTTGGTTCCTCAAGTTATCTGTCATCTAAAATAAAAGGACCACCAACCAAATCTACATGGAAGTTTCAATTTTGGACTGACAATGTGAATGAAAAAAATTGGACTCAAACTACACTTTTCGGGATACAATAGGGATCAATTTTGCAATTTGCTCTTATTTatttactagttgtgagacctgtGTAAttcgaaaaaatatatatatatgaaggtcTATACATTTaggaagtttgaatttataagaaaaataagaacaaTATTGAATTATTGAAACGGAAGTGCtcatttctcttttaaatttaaataaataaacaaaggaaataATTGAGTTTAAATTTAGGAATTTTAAAATTAGAAGGAAAGTTGCATTAATGAAATTTATATACATTTACATTTATTACAATTCTTACATTTAAATactatgtgaaatttaataaaattgaaaaaaaaaaccataaaatgacatggaaagaaataatttaaaataaccacaaaaaatGACGAGCGGTAAAATGAACGAGAGTGTGACACGTgacattttttattttgttttatttattaaagtagatttatttattttttatttatttatggtgTATGAAGAGAAAGCATCTGTCGGTAAAACTACATACGTTCATTGTAAGGCGGGGCGGGGCCGCAGTACAACCGTAGTTCTTTGTTACTTGGTACACTTTTAACCTCAAAGTTCCAAATCCAATGCCACCAAATCCAAttccatttctttctattacatcaTTCTACTTTCAAACAGGTAAAATACAAGCACATGACACCCGACACTGCATACGAATACGTCAAATCTATTCGACCAAGGGTTCGCTTAGCCTCCTCCCAATGGCAAGCCGTTCAAGATTACtatcaaaaaaacaaaaacattacAAACGAATCcgaatccaaatccaaatccgaaTTTGAACCATTTGATGATGCATCCATGGTTTTGGTAAAGAAATCGGATCTTGAAGGTTACAaagaggggtattttggtaacaaAATATTGGCCGAACTTTGTAGGGCACAATTTGTTAGTCATAGTCAGGCGGCCATGGCTAGGCTTTCGTGCTTGTGGGTTCGATACCATGAGCCGTGTTCGTTGAACATGGTTTCATGTTGCAGGTTGTGAAAGATGAGAAAGAGGTGAAGAAGATGAAGTGTTACGAATTTGTAAGTGTGTATATGGAGAGTGTTGGTGTCTTTGTTATGtgtaaaggaataataatataagCCAAATAGGCGAAAGTGTAAGTTAAAAGCCGAATGAAACAAATGGCTTGTGTGGGTCAATATGTATGTTGATTAGTTGGTCTTAAAATATATATATCTTCATGTCTATTAACAAATGGTTAAAGATGGTTGGACACATAGTTCACTATAGGATTTAATCCTCACAAGagagtatagttttttatttcaTGGTATGTCGAAGAAATCGATTGAATGACaccttttcgatttatgacatgAGTCCTATGATTTCTTCGGCTTAATAAGCAAACACTACCTAATACCTATGCGATTACAATGAACATGTGTATATGGTCGTGCTTTTTGAAAGAGAAGTTAggactatttatttatttaaggaTTAGGCAAAGTTTGTAGCAAGTTTGTTCCTAAGATGCCTTTAAAACTATGTTAAGAGGTAAAacttaaacttgtttttggtgaTGATATGCCATCTATACCTTAAACATTTAAGTTGGTAGATAGAGTCATGATCACAGTAACATCGAGAGTCGAGGCAATGGCTAAACCATAGAATCCATAAGGCCCTTAATCCATTTAGCCTCCTTACTTGATACACGTATGGGATGGCGATGGGTGAAttgctttttattattattattataagtaatTAATAACAATAACAAAACCACAAATCCCATTAGAATGAGATACGATGTAGGTAAGATGGTGGGCAACCAATGCTATCTCCAAAGAACACATCCGACAAACGAAAAAAAAGaacgaaaaagaaaaagaaaagataaaCAGTTAGCTTCTCGGACAAAGAACACTTGCATATTAAGGATTAGTCCACAAACAAGCAtatagaataataataataaataaagagaattataaggtaaaaaggAATAAAACTATAATTAAAGGTGGTTAAGGGTAAACACGTATACATTGTACTTTTGCTGAACAATCTAAGCAAAATGTAGCAATAAGACATAAAAAAGATACTAGCGGAAAACACATAGACCCGATACTAGCaaatacaacatatgataaaaaaaaaagggTAGCAAAGGACTTTTATAGGATTACAAGCACAAACAAATGTCACCTTGAGGCTTGAGAGGGTAACAAATAGAAACAATGTAAGAAGATTGTAACGTCTGGAATCTAGAAGActtataaaagaaaaataaacttCATTAAAAAGGGCAACTCGTCCGGTTCAGGgaagaaaactcgacgagtaggaatcaTTTGGGACGCGGGATTagaaaccaactcgacgagttggactggGTTTGGGAAACCTTAAATCCGGgattttgcaccatatttaaacaacttaactcTAGGtttttggcctcatttccagcctccaagacccaaaccctaaatctcaaaaCCGTAATGCATTGTGAGAGTGTGTTAGCCATTTTTAGTGAGTTTGTGTGCATTGAAGCTTGTGGGAGAAggagaagcttggggattcaagaagaGGCTCTTAGATCCAAAAACATCTTCCCATTCTCAGCATTTTCGGGTAAGCAAATCTCAAACTTGCTCAATGATTTCTTAGATTTCTTCATTTTACTTTTATggggggtttttggtccaagaatgttaGCTTTTGAaacttggacgtcccaagtgattacTCTTTCAGATCTGAGgtctagaaggggtttcatggcataaaaGTACAAACTTTATagccatggaagccccatgcaagctttaaggtgtcattttggccttttaagctccaaaaggccatgcatggaaggaaagttagcaactttatgtaaGATATCAACATTAGGGGACCAAATCTATGGTTTAGAAGCATTGAACTCGACTGGAAGTGACCGAATGGATTTAGactaagagggactcgacgagttgttcattcaactcggcgagttgggtcgagGGCCCCAACCTTTTCTGACTACCgagcagactcggtgagtctaggaGATAACTtaacgagttggctagggtttcagGGGTTTTgaagactgaagaactcgacgagttatagtGAAAAGTCCCGACTCTGCTAtagggaagaactcgacgagtctgaggaaggacttgacgagttggatcgcgatttcaggaTTTATggttcataggactcgacgagttgatggaccaactcggtgagttgagtcaaccaaAATGTTGACTTTGTCTAGGATTGACCATTCAGTATTTTAGGCCTTTTTGGTATTGGGCCATCTTGGATTAGGTCCATTTATAAAGTTATGGACAGTATAGTATTGGGCTGGGGCCTCAGTTTTGGATCATACTGggccaggggtagaatggtcattttaccccatgtaTGGATTAAGGACTATAGtatggaacccaattgctaattaggTATATTGACTGGTATTGGCAGCTCGGGAAGTTGGCGGGGCAACAACTAAGGATGTCATTTgggaagcttctgcattcgaggtgagtctcctcaccataccaatgggtcgaaggcaccaaggttgacccattttatgatatgtggtacactagctgaAGTTATATCATGAGACATGATAGTTGGTTATGTGTTAAGAAGTATGCTAGTTGTATATGTGGTatgcttgtatggaagaccatgggagagcccatgacacctggatgtaagaccatgtagagaGCCCATAGCTTTCCTACTAAAGACCATAGGAGAGCTCATGAtacctggatgtaagaccatgtggagagcccatggatTTCCTATTGAAGACCATGGGAGtccatggcacttaggtgtaagaccatgtggggagcccatggcatcctggagtaagaccctggggacgagcccacgacatccttatatgtttatatgcatggcttatgtgattgatacaGTTTATGTAGCTgttatagctaatatggattatgtggttatgtggattgtgtggagtatgctttggggaactcacaaagctttgtgcttacagttttgtttatggtttcaggtatcattgttttggaaaggaagggctcaacttgatcgcagcgcacacacccgtgttttccgcattttgtgattttgggacgaactctgataaatgtttttaattagtaATGTTTTTGAATACTTGGATTAAAAGATATCTGGTTTTGCttgactataataaaaatgaaatttttagccttgaatttctgggtcgttacaagttggtaccagagccttggtttgagggatttggacatattttcgggtgtgtctgaactcaaactgaagaTCTGTAAAGTTtccaaaaggaaaatgttttcaaggaaaagttttctaagacaagaaagggtgtggtgcatatAATCAACCAAGCTCTAGTAAgtttcccagaatacccatataTCTTATCTGTTATGACCTGATTTATGgatctgtgaatcgcatgctagttagggctaggagaTATGCCATTATATGTTGTATGAGTTGATAGACTTACATGCTAGTGCTACGTAGTCAGCGGAAGAttagcctgatatgtgatgcttgtagTCTTGGAGATACTGGATGTCATGCTAGAATGAGAATGATTATTGGTATTGGtaactgctaagtgtatgctttaaaaattgcatACGGTTAgaatcttatagccttagaataatgtATTTGGCCTTAtatcctgttctgtgtataatttgcatgtataaggCAGCTGACAGTGAGGGTGGATATGGACCATATGGGTTGTGGTATGTGGGTCGAATGTTCTATGATAGTTCATGGGTCGGAGATTACTCTAggataagcctaggatgagattagtgacaTGAGTTACCTGATTGTGAATTGTATATATGGatagtgtaacagcccaaaatctcaagtattgctaagttgcattttgggggtgttttaaaggggagactcgacgagttggagccagactcgccgagtagggtcgcaggtttggtcgcgggttcacgactggactcgacgagtccagatatggactcggcgagtcgacgttgttcagcggaaaccctagccgttcagtattgggttgtatataagggttattatgccgtcatttcacgactttgggatcgagtgggaagaaccctaggcgactggggcggctagagcaagcttgaaggccattggtgaccttgaaggaattgttgtgcaaggaggagaggggttttagctaaaggaactgcagggagttcgagttctgaagtttggggacatggaaggtacatcattcaggtaataattcggattacatcctcctgtgattgatgtgtatatagatttagggtttatggaacccatttggagtctagatggattgttgtgttgttattcaacgtttataaccttgtattaggacccttagaggtccagaaggtcccatgtttgtatattcgagaatatatggatctcaggaagcagttcgatcgactgcatggcgtagactcgccgagtcggatgatcagactcggcgagtagcttgaagattcactgggactcgccgagtttgttcttcaggctcggcgagtagagtcggggtggccccgcgattcttccacgaggacctcgtcgagtcaagagggatactcgacgagtagaaagggatcatgcaggaattggtgaggacgactagactcgccgagtcgccagggtactcgccgagtccagtcgagatggccattgacccgagttgacctgtgtgtaatgttttagggtcagttaacgtggaagatagaagtattaaaaagagatatatgatgagacagggagcttgtagctcggaggatcaagtgcaagagatttcaggagttgctatcttccagtgtccgcgaggtgagtcttctcactatactgtacccggaagggtttgattgtgtgaccggaaggtcggatatgatatgtgatatgtatgctatatgtggtaagttatttgttatgtgtgctatgtatgttatgggccggaaggcgattatattatgggccggaaggcaatatgttatgggccggaaggcgatatgatgtgtgatggaccggaaggtcggcgtgggtaaggccggaaggtttacccagcagggacggaagtcccctgagacacatggaccggaaggtcgggcctggaaaggcgtatgtgcgtaagttgtatattggggaactcactaagcttcgtgcttacagtatttatgttatgttgtttcaggttctttcagtaacgcggaatggcatcggctcgattgtacacaccgaggaaagagttgtattttggaggatcctggttgtctattcaaatgaaaatggaactatgttttgtaattcgaatatgaataagattttaaacaagtgttttaatattaaattgattatttaaaagaaaaattttgctttgaaaatccacggtgttacaattggtatcagagccttggtttgagggattcggacgcgcctacgggtgagtctggactcaaactgaggaattaagaaaaggttttcaaataaatagttttctaaaagtgaataagagttcaaagagaaagcaagaaagagcagtgtgtacaatcagccagagccaaacggtgatttcccaaaatacccttacttttgtattatgaaatgtctattatgcactttatgagacattattgcatgctagagacaggctaggtatttcacatcttaggactagagtggcctgatttgtgatgccttagtctagggtttgctgttatatgtgcgttatgcttttgtgtgtatgtgatgagtgagagtatctagttagaacacacaaggggtaaagctacggggtacagaggtacttccgaggatgagccgagaaggtggagctaccacaggtggggagtcctatgtatgcttcaatgctcgaatgctgcttgctttgtgctttgtggagttatcgatgatgggagtcagctactaagtgagtatgacgatactcaggaggtagagggctggcatcattaggaactcttcagcagctgatagcaaagaagtgggaggacagcggaagggactagggagtaaacccagccagatgagtgcgctggtagagtagaggatttcgctggaaagcgagcacgcgcgatgagatgggtgaaagagcaggtttatcagctacttaggaactctgggatggtccgtgtggaaagtatgggtagatgtggcaggtagtatgggcccgtactactgaaagcagaggacccatacttgatacagggggcattctgaaggtcctaaggaacagattgaggggtgatgttatggttcggatactatacatcggagcggatacagagtgatgttatggtccgggcaccatacatcggaacagattgagatagatgttgtggtccgagtgctatacattggagcagattgaggagtggtgctatggttcaggtaccatacactgaagcatgttgaggagggatgtcatgggatgagtaccagggttcgtagtggatgatgcttgtggctatcttgttatccggttatgaccgatgaggtagagattggacgctatgggtttcaggcctgtagaccatgattgagtacggagaggcgttcctcgaagggaaaggcgagtgcctatcagagtattttggtaagagtcaaagacaggggagaatttcagttgagtcgagcaatcagacgacagaggagaggtcaccttttgggtgggtagtgtcatttatgctcgtgtgcaagacgcgagaggtctggtgtgtcagttctggatttgggagtacaccctgcaggtagttatcgataatgacttccctcagagcatcaggtagcgggtgtaccgcgagacagagatttaccgtgaacaggcagtcagttggggctgaggtagtcgagaaccacaccacacctaattgggaataacaggttgggttatagtggtagcagtgaagagttcagacgagttttgcagtgcggagagttgtcgtctatgttgagagtaagtccctgtccttgggacaaatccggcgttggatacgggttgatgagctgagatgagaggaacgatgatgctgcggtgcagtctgcgagccagatatgttatcgagcagtgcaggtgcttagtattagatcagtatgggatttggaacgattagaggcagccgtgatgagaagttcttgaagagttagctagaggttcagagtataggggttgattgacttcataaggggagggactatcgggtgttgcacagcactttactggggcaggtacgatttcgctggtgaaagacagtcgtggagtggatgattgaaggactagattcttgtgagtgggttgatcagggaggagatgtgttttgctgagggttgcttacgcttgtgggaagcagtcagtgggtaaatgttctctttgtgcaggatggttctgaaagatcgttaatgacgatcggtggcagttagtcagtgctttagtgggggagaattgtaaaattctccgggagatcgatgagtatgtaagggtgcttagctgttgggatttagcagtgtttgtcagcgcaaagtataggccgacgagagcgagtgttgggcatgcggggcgagatacagacctagggcatttgattgtggaggcctgagaggaggccgggatcaagcttgagtaagtaatcggaattatgcgatcagagtattggtacgtttgaggtacgtgatgggttgtactgcattaatcccacgggattatgttgtgcatgtttctagagctggaaccggaaggttcccagagttagaacctgagggttcgcagagtttgggtgtacggacccacagagatatagcctcgagtggctagtatgtgttatgagagtcggtccagtcatactggagactctgttgg includes:
- the LOC111895126 gene encoding phosphatidylglycerophosphate phosphatase PTPMT1 isoform X2, with amino-acid sequence MYIEELKEGVDGDGDVEFSAEFSGEGAVVASNTKRVLVGAGARALFYPTLLYNVVRNKIQTEFRWWDRVDQAHGIDHVVIPTRDYLFAPSNVDISKAVEFIHEKASVGKTTYVHCKAGRGRSTTVVLCYLVKYKHMTPDTAYEYVKSIRPRVRLASSQWQAVQDYYQKNKNITNESESKSKSEFEPFDDASMVLVKKSDLEGYKEGYFGNKILAELCRAQFVSHSQAAMARLSCLWVRYHEPCSLNMVSCCRL
- the LOC111895126 gene encoding phosphatidylglycerophosphate phosphatase PTPMT2 isoform X1 — encoded protein: MYIEELKEGVDGDGDVEFSAEFSGEGAVVASNTKRVLVGAGARALFYPTLLYNVVRNKIQTEFRWWDRVDQFILLGAVPFPTDVLHLKELGVCGVVTLNESYETLVPTSLYHAHGIDHVVIPTRDYLFAPSNVDISKAVEFIHEKASVGKTTYVHCKAGRGRSTTVVLCYLVKYKHMTPDTAYEYVKSIRPRVRLASSQWQAVQDYYQKNKNITNESESKSKSEFEPFDDASMVLVKKSDLEGYKEGYFGNKILAELCRAQFVSHSQAAMARLSCLWVRYHEPCSLNMVSCCRL